A section of the Methanoregula formicica SMSP genome encodes:
- a CDS encoding DUF2115 domain-containing protein — protein sequence MGLFGKKPAPEIIPDARVDRQCRELMRATTRGELGERIAGLVLLYSPSDIQQMKRNFETKVRDLDPAYRERLTAKITEYLLGTCQRIRLDNQQGVYKTLKQPVLPAQKNYWEMVARQCGDEEGGDLPVIRFLKYLLAGYSMLVLEEPGHAVGTPFPGGDEVEYTGGVYYCPVREKASDVDAALCPFCPAKQTPSIGYLRPATKPTERNKQEFIDNCYRYHNFNG from the coding sequence ATGGGATTATTCGGAAAAAAGCCTGCACCAGAGATTATACCTGATGCCCGTGTTGATCGCCAGTGCAGGGAACTGATGCGGGCAACAACACGAGGGGAACTGGGAGAGCGGATAGCCGGCCTTGTCCTTCTCTATTCCCCTTCAGACATCCAGCAGATGAAGAGAAATTTTGAGACAAAAGTCCGGGACCTCGATCCTGCCTATCGCGAACGGCTGACCGCAAAAATCACCGAGTACCTGCTCGGGACATGCCAGCGGATCCGGCTTGACAACCAGCAGGGCGTGTATAAAACTTTGAAACAACCGGTCTTGCCGGCGCAGAAGAACTACTGGGAGATGGTTGCACGGCAATGCGGTGATGAGGAAGGCGGGGATTTACCGGTAATCCGGTTCCTCAAGTATCTCCTTGCCGGGTATTCCATGCTGGTGCTCGAAGAACCAGGTCATGCCGTGGGAACGCCCTTTCCGGGCGGGGATGAGGTGGAGTACACGGGCGGAGTCTATTATTGTCCTGTGCGGGAAAAAGCCAGTGATGTGGATGCTGCCCTCTGCCCGTTCTGTCCTGCGAAACAGACCCCCTCCATCGGGTACCTCCGTCCCGCAACGAAACCTACGGAACGGAACAAACAGGAGTTTATTGACAACTGTTACCGGTATCACAACTTCAATGGCTGA
- the ilvB gene encoding biosynthetic-type acetolactate synthase large subunit translates to MKTGAKILVESLQREGTEIIFGYPGGVVLPIYDELYDSSLRHILVRHEQAAAHAADGYARASGRVGVCLATSGPGACNLVTGIATAYMDSVPIVALTGQVPTTLLGNDAFQESDITGITMPVTKHNYLVKRTEDLSRVVKEAFYIAGTGRPGPVLVDIPKDVSTTSVKDIPVPDKVQLRGYNPTYSGHKRQIEKALQLIMAAERPVIYAGGGVILSNASAELIRIATELGIPVTTTLMGLGCIPCDHPLNLGMLGMHGTEYANFAITECDLLFAIGVRFDDRVTGKTETFAPHAKIIHIDIDPAEIGKNKRVDVPIVGDTKTVLTDMLACMKKKGIHDAWIKKIKHWKQHHPLKCPDDGCLHPQYIIRQMSELLKGDAVIVSEVGQNQMWTAQHFCFRHPRTWITSGGLGTMGYGLPAAMGAHFARPDLPVFDIAGDGSIQMNIQEFGTIAHYNIPVKVAILNNRYLGMVRQWQELFYDRRYSYTELPSVEFVKIANAYGIEGIRIESPDEVMPALKAAVECNGPFVLDFRVEREENVFPMVPAGAAINEMIGGHPR, encoded by the coding sequence ATGAAGACCGGGGCAAAAATCCTCGTTGAATCGCTGCAGCGCGAAGGGACCGAGATCATTTTCGGGTACCCGGGCGGTGTAGTGCTGCCGATCTATGATGAACTCTACGACTCGTCACTTCGGCACATTCTCGTACGGCACGAACAGGCTGCCGCGCATGCCGCAGACGGCTATGCACGCGCAAGCGGTCGTGTAGGCGTATGCCTCGCAACGAGCGGCCCCGGTGCATGCAACCTTGTCACCGGCATAGCCACGGCGTACATGGACTCGGTCCCGATTGTCGCCCTTACCGGGCAGGTTCCGACAACCCTGCTGGGCAACGACGCGTTCCAGGAGTCTGACATCACTGGCATCACGATGCCGGTCACGAAACACAACTACCTTGTGAAGCGCACCGAGGACTTAAGCCGGGTTGTCAAGGAAGCGTTCTATATTGCGGGGACCGGCCGACCGGGCCCGGTGCTTGTCGATATCCCGAAGGATGTCAGCACCACCTCAGTAAAAGACATTCCCGTCCCTGATAAAGTCCAGCTCCGCGGCTACAATCCGACCTACTCCGGCCATAAGCGACAGATAGAGAAGGCACTCCAGCTGATCATGGCTGCCGAGCGGCCGGTCATCTACGCAGGAGGCGGGGTCATCCTCTCAAATGCATCAGCCGAACTCATTCGCATAGCAACGGAACTCGGGATTCCGGTGACGACAACGCTTATGGGCCTTGGCTGCATTCCCTGCGATCACCCGCTTAACCTCGGTATGCTCGGCATGCACGGTACAGAGTACGCGAACTTCGCGATCACCGAATGCGACCTTCTCTTCGCCATTGGGGTCCGGTTCGACGACCGGGTAACCGGCAAGACCGAGACCTTCGCCCCGCATGCAAAGATCATCCATATCGATATCGACCCGGCGGAGATCGGCAAGAACAAGCGTGTCGATGTGCCCATAGTCGGTGACACAAAGACGGTCCTTACGGACATGCTCGCCTGCATGAAGAAGAAGGGCATCCATGACGCCTGGATCAAGAAGATCAAACACTGGAAGCAGCACCACCCGCTCAAGTGCCCGGACGACGGGTGCCTCCACCCGCAGTATATCATCCGGCAGATGAGCGAGCTCCTAAAAGGCGACGCGGTGATCGTTTCAGAGGTCGGACAAAACCAGATGTGGACTGCCCAGCACTTCTGCTTCCGGCACCCCCGCACCTGGATCACGAGCGGCGGTCTTGGCACGATGGGGTACGGTCTCCCGGCTGCGATGGGAGCGCATTTTGCCCGGCCGGATCTCCCGGTCTTTGACATTGCCGGCGATGGCAGCATCCAGATGAACATCCAGGAGTTTGGCACCATCGCCCACTACAACATCCCGGTCAAGGTCGCGATCCTCAACAACCGGTATCTCGGCATGGTCCGGCAGTGGCAGGAGCTCTTCTATGACCGGCGGTATTCCTACACTGAGCTGCCATCCGTTGAATTTGTGAAGATCGCCAATGCATACGGCATTGAAGGAATCAGGATTGAGTCTCCCGACGAGGTCATGCCCGCACTGAAGGCTGCCGTTGAATGCAACGGCCCGTTCGTCCTGGACTTCCGGGTCGAGCGGGAGGAGAACGTCTTCCCGATGGTCCCGGCCGGTGCTGCGATCAATGAGATGATCGGGGGGCACCCGCGATGA
- a CDS encoding DUF4013 domain-containing protein, with protein sequence MDNGILVTESFSYAKETLAGKWTRWLTFIICGLPMALLPFVFDPEKIAVATKFSWDLIPIREIAALMIAAFLLSFITSGYLARIYRGAATPPEFDNWGPLYIDGIKIAVTGILWFIPVILAFALMVVFAILGLSHDSPLPGPLGIGLVIIFVILAIALAIIALLYSMMGIIRCARTGSIREGIRFTAITETLKSIGWVNYIIALVILFVIGIVFFFALSAISLIPYVGDIIQLVFIPFYTVFSARYMTRVYEHSESQAAAPVVTG encoded by the coding sequence ATGGATAACGGAATCCTCGTTACCGAATCGTTCAGCTATGCAAAGGAGACTCTTGCCGGGAAATGGACCCGCTGGCTCACCTTCATCATCTGCGGCCTCCCTATGGCGCTCCTCCCGTTCGTCTTCGATCCGGAGAAGATCGCAGTGGCTACCAAGTTCAGCTGGGACCTCATCCCGATCAGGGAGATCGCAGCCCTGATGATCGCTGCCTTCCTTCTCTCGTTCATCACCTCGGGTTACCTGGCCCGGATCTACCGGGGCGCAGCAACCCCGCCGGAGTTCGACAACTGGGGCCCGCTTTATATTGACGGGATTAAGATCGCCGTGACAGGGATCCTCTGGTTCATTCCGGTAATCCTTGCCTTTGCGCTGATGGTTGTATTCGCTATCCTTGGCTTATCGCATGACAGCCCCCTGCCCGGGCCTCTTGGCATCGGCCTTGTCATCATCTTTGTCATTCTCGCGATCGCCCTTGCCATCATCGCACTGCTTTACAGCATGATGGGCATCATCCGCTGTGCCCGCACGGGGAGCATCCGCGAGGGTATCCGCTTCACAGCCATTACGGAGACCCTGAAGTCCATCGGCTGGGTGAACTACATCATCGCTCTCGTTATCCTCTTCGTCATCGGGATCGTATTCTTTTTCGCCCTGAGTGCCATCTCCCTCATCCCGTACGTGGGAGATATCATCCAGCTCGTCTTCATCCCATTCTATACAGTATTCTCGGCCCGGTACATGACCCGGGTGTACGAGCACAGCGAATCGCAGGCAGCGGCGCCGGTTGTGACGGGTTAG
- a CDS encoding sensor histidine kinase: MSAEAKEIARLPHFKMLVDIFIIAIFAVVVYIAAYFMNLPEVLIRALESSGAQQTSAFFIAAIFLTVGFVFFAVRRWNEVTQVSKETGRLQDALERANSKLMFLNNITRYDILNELTQLHRNLEQAEKTPVVRAVDEAIDRIRRQIKFTKEYQDIGAVPPSWQNVADAIMRAKVGVDLGNVSFDMEVHDMEIYADPLLEKVFYYLISNSLKYGGPKLTQIRIYRKKADDKMVILFEDDGVGISQEKKGYLFPKEWGSRKHAGYGLFLIRETLGVTGITIWESGTPGQGARFEIAVPKGVFRQI, translated from the coding sequence ATGAGTGCTGAGGCAAAAGAGATAGCACGACTGCCCCACTTCAAGATGCTTGTTGACATTTTTATCATCGCCATCTTTGCCGTGGTCGTGTATATCGCTGCGTATTTCATGAACCTGCCGGAGGTTCTGATCCGGGCTCTCGAATCGTCCGGTGCACAGCAGACAAGTGCATTTTTCATTGCTGCAATCTTCCTCACGGTGGGCTTTGTCTTCTTTGCCGTCCGTCGCTGGAATGAAGTAACGCAGGTATCAAAAGAGACGGGCCGGCTCCAGGATGCGCTGGAGCGGGCAAACAGCAAGCTCATGTTCCTCAACAATATCACCCGGTACGATATCCTCAACGAGTTGACACAACTCCACCGGAACCTTGAGCAGGCCGAGAAGACGCCCGTTGTCCGGGCCGTTGACGAGGCGATCGACCGGATCCGCCGACAGATCAAGTTCACCAAGGAATACCAGGACATCGGCGCTGTTCCGCCGTCATGGCAGAATGTTGCCGATGCCATCATGCGGGCAAAAGTCGGCGTCGACCTCGGCAATGTCAGCTTCGATATGGAAGTCCATGACATGGAGATCTATGCTGACCCACTTCTTGAGAAGGTCTTCTATTACCTGATCAGCAACTCGCTGAAATATGGCGGCCCCAAGCTTACACAGATCCGGATCTACCGCAAGAAAGCGGATGACAAGATGGTGATCCTATTCGAAGACGATGGTGTCGGGATCTCGCAGGAAAAGAAAGGCTATCTCTTCCCCAAGGAATGGGGCAGCCGGAAGCACGCCGGTTACGGTCTCTTCCTGATCCGGGAAACACTTGGCGTGACCGGCATCACCATCTGGGAATCCGGCACACCCGGCCAGGGTGCCCGGTTCGAGATCGCGGTGCCAAAGGGGGTCTTCCGGCAGATATAA
- a CDS encoding PEGA domain-containing protein, with amino-acid sequence MEYEEMSRVLSLLILALAWIIVCVAASGCIAPAAPATMTGTGKEGGAVTIVSHPSGAEVSLDTIVRGHTPITLEAISAGNHTVRLALTGYESWSGSFFVGGTKNEMITADLIAQNICEPVTTAVSATFPRAAPEIHVEGYWEYPQGRVTTENPVPLVVHTEAFNTGSAGARAVSVSANFYYRGHMACWNTLSLGTLAVGGHVSRDSLVTCTLPLPISEDSLELKFENIVIQE; translated from the coding sequence GTGGAATACGAAGAGATGTCCCGCGTTCTTTCCCTGCTGATCCTTGCTCTTGCATGGATCATTGTCTGCGTTGCAGCATCCGGTTGCATCGCTCCCGCTGCACCTGCAACCATGACGGGGACCGGGAAGGAGGGCGGGGCTGTCACTATCGTGTCCCATCCTTCCGGCGCAGAGGTATCCCTTGACACCATAGTCCGGGGCCACACGCCGATAACACTGGAAGCCATTTCAGCCGGCAATCATACGGTCCGGCTTGCGTTGACCGGCTACGAATCCTGGTCAGGTTCTTTTTTTGTTGGTGGTACCAAGAACGAGATGATAACAGCAGATCTCATTGCACAGAATATCTGCGAGCCGGTTACAACCGCTGTGTCCGCAACGTTTCCTCGTGCAGCACCAGAGATCCATGTCGAAGGGTACTGGGAGTACCCGCAGGGAAGAGTAACAACGGAGAACCCGGTTCCGCTGGTTGTCCACACGGAGGCTTTCAATACTGGCTCGGCAGGTGCACGGGCAGTAAGTGTATCCGCCAATTTTTACTACCGTGGCCATATGGCCTGCTGGAACACTCTGTCCCTCGGGACTCTTGCGGTCGGGGGTCACGTGAGCCGAGACAGCCTTGTTACCTGCACACTGCCCCTGCCGATCTCTGAAGATAGTCTTGAACTGAAGTTCGAGAATATTGTAATACAAGAATAA
- a CDS encoding 2-isopropylmalate synthase — protein sequence MSVLFADNLRFFDTTLRDGEQTPGVSLNPEQKFEIASRLSDIGIDVIEAGSAAASDGEREAIRRIAEAGLKAEICTYVRALREDIDYAADLGADSVHLVIPVSDLHITKKLRKNRDQVAAMAYDAVEYAKGRGLIVELSGEDASRADQKFLHEIFSGGVERGADRLCFCDTVGLLTPEKTAEYIPPLSAIAPLSIHCHDDLGFALANTMAALKAGAGCAHVTINGLGERAGNTPFEEVVMALEVLYGYRTRIVEEKIYPLASLVSRHTGVALAVNKAIVGEMAFTHESGIHAHGVMREPSTYESVKPEMVGRKRRIVLGKHSGTASVEAALHEMNYNADEKQVKEIVKRVKQLGDEGKRVTDADLMAVADAVLSIECKPVIKMRQFTATSGSHMIPTASVTLVVNGQEMTGAATGDGPVDAAMEVLRKCVSDVADIRLEEYHVDAISGGTDALVEVTVRLSKDGKIITSRGARTDIIMASVEAMIAGMNRLLRDRT from the coding sequence GTGAGTGTTTTATTCGCCGATAATCTGCGCTTTTTCGACACAACATTACGGGACGGGGAACAGACTCCCGGCGTCTCGCTGAATCCCGAACAGAAATTTGAGATTGCATCCAGGCTCTCGGACATTGGCATCGATGTCATTGAAGCGGGATCTGCTGCTGCCTCGGATGGTGAGCGTGAAGCAATCCGCCGGATTGCGGAAGCCGGGCTGAAAGCAGAAATCTGTACGTATGTCCGTGCCCTCAGGGAAGATATCGATTACGCTGCGGACCTGGGCGCGGATTCGGTCCACCTCGTCATTCCGGTCAGCGACCTGCACATAACAAAGAAGCTGCGGAAGAACCGCGACCAGGTTGCGGCAATGGCATACGATGCAGTGGAGTACGCAAAAGGCCGCGGGCTCATTGTCGAACTTTCAGGAGAAGATGCATCGCGGGCTGACCAGAAATTCCTGCATGAGATTTTCTCCGGGGGAGTAGAGCGGGGGGCAGACCGGCTTTGCTTCTGCGACACGGTCGGTCTCCTGACACCAGAGAAGACCGCGGAATATATCCCGCCGCTTTCCGCGATCGCCCCGCTCTCGATCCATTGCCATGACGACCTTGGCTTTGCCCTGGCCAACACGATGGCAGCCTTAAAAGCCGGGGCCGGCTGTGCCCACGTGACCATCAATGGCCTTGGAGAGCGGGCAGGTAACACGCCCTTTGAAGAGGTTGTGATGGCACTCGAAGTACTGTACGGTTACCGGACACGGATCGTCGAGGAGAAGATCTACCCGCTCGCAAGCCTCGTATCCCGGCATACCGGTGTTGCGCTTGCCGTGAACAAGGCGATCGTGGGCGAAATGGCGTTCACGCACGAGAGCGGAATCCATGCCCATGGCGTCATGCGCGAACCCTCCACGTACGAATCGGTGAAACCCGAGATGGTGGGCCGCAAAAGGCGGATCGTTCTAGGCAAACATTCGGGTACCGCATCGGTCGAGGCTGCCCTGCATGAAATGAATTACAATGCCGACGAGAAGCAGGTAAAGGAGATCGTAAAACGGGTCAAGCAGCTTGGCGACGAAGGCAAGCGTGTCACGGATGCAGACCTGATGGCCGTAGCCGATGCCGTGCTCTCGATCGAGTGCAAGCCGGTCATCAAGATGCGGCAGTTCACCGCAACCTCCGGCAGCCACATGATCCCGACTGCTTCCGTAACGCTTGTTGTCAACGGGCAGGAGATGACCGGCGCGGCCACCGGTGACGGCCCGGTCGACGCAGCCATGGAAGTCCTCAGAAAATGCGTGAGTGATGTTGCCGATATCCGGCTTGAGGAGTATCATGTGGACGCGATCAGCGGCGGGACGGACGCTCTCGTCGAAGTAACAGTAAGATTAAGTAAGGACGGGAAGATAATTACATCACGCGGCGCCCGCACCGACATCATCATGGCATCCGTCGAGGCGATGATCGCCGGCATGAACAGACTATTGAGGGACAGAACATGA
- a CDS encoding shikimate kinase — MKNIVLIGMPGAGKSTIGVVLAKALKKKFVDTDLLIQEETGRALQEILDTDGTATFRKIEEDVIISHRFHNTVIATGGSVVLSPKAMEHLKTDGIIVYLKVSLPEIEKRLVNIRTRGIVLETGQTLQAVYDQRVPLYEQYADITVDCSGHDFERVVAKILERM; from the coding sequence GTGAAGAACATCGTCCTGATCGGCATGCCGGGAGCCGGAAAGAGCACTATCGGTGTTGTCCTTGCCAAGGCGCTGAAAAAGAAGTTTGTTGATACGGACCTCCTCATTCAGGAAGAGACAGGACGAGCCCTGCAGGAGATCCTTGATACAGACGGCACAGCAACATTCCGGAAGATTGAGGAAGATGTCATCATCTCGCACAGGTTCCATAACACGGTGATTGCAACCGGGGGGAGTGTTGTCCTGAGCCCGAAAGCAATGGAGCACCTTAAAACGGATGGGATAATCGTGTACCTGAAGGTCTCACTTCCGGAGATCGAGAAAAGACTGGTCAACATCAGAACACGGGGCATCGTGCTGGAGACAGGCCAGACACTTCAGGCTGTTTACGACCAGCGGGTGCCGCTGTACGAGCAGTATGCCGACATCACGGTCGACTGCTCCGGCCATGACTTCGAACGGGTTGTCGCGAAGATCCTGGAACGGATGTGA
- a CDS encoding S41 family peptidase, with protein MVHRFRVVVTLLSLILVAAPALAADPGSLTVWKDTCAIFEQGNETAYTEDANAPFAPIAANMTPPADFTNNTWSHAFSSLHSLMKERYAFSQWKNIDWDELYTTREPAVKAAEKAQDKAAYYRAIRGYLYAIPDGHVNVLPNEGDFGAKYADIGGGYGISLVQLDSGDVVVAYVANGSAAEQAGIRSGDEVTGWNGVEIHDAINATSFIWAYKKPSTEEGIRVQKTRLLIRAPIGTPALVKITYGSIPHPRVLNLTAYDDRYDTLTQGTFYLGKAVNDIGTDDQLHGIRPQVSNDIVTVKTLRNGYTYIAVYEERYEVYQPFKAAMLSAIANKSPGIVLDLRFNGGGDDNLAACMAGWFVDRPVFYEYGTKYDPGTKQFPVLTEAWSQPQAVRYEGPVAVMVSPDTISSGEGVPNVFVRSGTGAIVSFYGSNGAFGMNNFQAALPLGMYILFPDGASLDEHGTIQVDSNAVLKGGVSPTVRVPLNEATLARAIAGEDVQLTYVMDWLDSKQPVSTTVPTTPAKKTLLGVLVAVLAVSGIILLRKK; from the coding sequence GTGGTACACCGGTTTCGTGTCGTTGTTACCCTTCTCTCACTCATCCTTGTAGCAGCTCCCGCCCTGGCCGCAGACCCGGGCAGCCTCACGGTCTGGAAGGACACCTGCGCCATCTTCGAGCAGGGCAATGAGACGGCATACACGGAGGATGCAAACGCCCCCTTTGCACCCATTGCAGCGAACATGACGCCTCCTGCGGACTTCACCAACAACACCTGGAGCCACGCATTCTCTTCACTCCATTCCCTGATGAAGGAGCGCTATGCTTTCTCGCAGTGGAAGAACATTGACTGGGACGAGCTCTATACTACCCGGGAGCCTGCGGTGAAGGCAGCTGAAAAGGCACAGGACAAAGCCGCGTATTACCGGGCGATCCGGGGATACCTGTACGCGATCCCGGACGGGCACGTGAATGTCCTCCCGAACGAAGGCGACTTTGGCGCAAAGTATGCGGATATCGGGGGCGGGTACGGGATATCGCTCGTGCAGCTGGACTCCGGCGATGTTGTCGTGGCATACGTGGCAAACGGGAGTGCCGCCGAACAGGCCGGTATCCGGTCCGGTGACGAAGTGACCGGCTGGAACGGCGTTGAGATCCACGACGCCATTAATGCGACCTCGTTCATCTGGGCGTACAAGAAGCCCTCGACCGAAGAGGGCATCCGGGTCCAGAAGACCCGGCTCCTCATCCGTGCCCCGATCGGCACACCTGCTCTGGTGAAAATCACGTACGGTTCCATCCCCCACCCCCGGGTCCTGAACCTGACCGCATATGATGACCGGTACGATACGCTCACACAGGGCACGTTCTATCTCGGAAAGGCAGTCAATGACATTGGCACCGATGACCAGCTCCACGGCATCCGCCCGCAGGTCAGCAACGATATCGTGACGGTGAAGACTCTCCGGAACGGGTACACTTACATTGCCGTGTACGAAGAACGTTATGAAGTGTACCAGCCGTTTAAGGCCGCGATGCTCTCGGCCATCGCGAACAAGTCCCCCGGCATTGTCCTCGACCTCCGGTTCAATGGCGGCGGGGACGACAACCTTGCGGCCTGCATGGCCGGCTGGTTCGTTGACCGGCCGGTCTTCTACGAGTACGGCACGAAGTACGATCCCGGCACAAAACAGTTCCCGGTTCTGACCGAGGCCTGGTCGCAGCCGCAGGCAGTCCGGTACGAAGGCCCGGTCGCGGTCATGGTATCTCCCGATACGATAAGTTCGGGTGAAGGTGTCCCGAACGTGTTTGTCCGCTCAGGTACCGGGGCGATTGTCTCCTTCTACGGGTCCAACGGGGCGTTCGGCATGAACAATTTCCAGGCTGCGCTCCCGCTCGGGATGTATATCCTCTTCCCGGATGGCGCCTCGCTGGACGAGCACGGGACGATCCAGGTTGATAGTAACGCAGTTCTCAAAGGAGGAGTTTCACCTACGGTCCGTGTCCCGCTGAACGAAGCGACTCTTGCCCGGGCCATAGCAGGCGAGGACGTCCAGCTGACATACGTAATGGACTGGCTGGATTCCAAGCAGCCGGTTTCAACCACGGTCCCCACGACCCCGGCAAAAAAGACGCTGCTCGGTGTCCTTGTTGCGGTACTGGCAGTCAGCGGGATTATCCTGTTACGGAAAAAATGA
- a CDS encoding TMEM175 family protein, with amino-acid sequence MTEETSSFGTMHLTKSRLESLSDGIFAFAMTLLVISINLPDKSRIVQSQAYATHLILSLYSDFFHYVLAFLILGAFWLSHHIMIHPVKTLDRIFIWLNLGTLLFVSLLPFSTSFAGDFPDTSLGAIVFEANLLAIGLGMFCQWKYATSSHRLVGAELPDEFIRHVALGTLVVPGISFLGILIALTGNLYSQAVYLMLPFVGFLLHHYHRNDRVSSA; translated from the coding sequence ATGACAGAAGAAACCTCTTCATTCGGGACCATGCACCTCACGAAGAGCCGGCTCGAATCGCTCTCCGATGGGATCTTCGCGTTCGCGATGACCCTGCTTGTTATCAGTATCAACCTGCCGGATAAGTCCCGGATCGTGCAGTCGCAGGCATATGCAACGCACCTCATCCTCTCGCTGTACTCGGATTTCTTCCACTATGTCCTCGCTTTCCTCATCCTCGGAGCATTCTGGCTGAGCCACCACATTATGATCCACCCGGTAAAAACTCTTGACCGTATCTTTATCTGGCTCAACCTCGGGACCCTGCTCTTTGTCTCCCTCCTTCCTTTCTCCACTTCATTTGCGGGAGATTTCCCGGATACTTCTCTTGGCGCGATAGTCTTCGAGGCCAATCTCCTTGCTATTGGCCTTGGAATGTTCTGCCAGTGGAAGTACGCAACCAGCAGCCACCGGCTTGTAGGGGCTGAGCTTCCGGATGAATTCATCCGGCACGTAGCCTTGGGCACGCTCGTTGTCCCCGGGATCTCGTTCCTCGGCATTCTTATTGCCCTGACGGGAAACCTCTACAGCCAGGCTGTATACCTGATGCTCCCTTTTGTGGGATTCCTGCTCCACCATTATCACCGCAATGACCGGGTTTCTTCAGCCTGA
- a CDS encoding ATP-binding protein yields MKRNIISIDEKKCTGCGQCIPDCPEGALQLIDGKARLVSDLFCDGLGACIGTCPEGAISVIEREAELYNEKVVMGTIAKQGKPVIKAHLEHLASHGQVGYYNDAIEFLIENGIPIPDHEPPVAKKPAPFGTRSTRKNPPAVCHAGPHEPNPFTGCPGAADRDIPREVPYPGPKQPVPGSSSSELRQWPVQLALLNPAAAYFKDADLLVSADCAPFAYAGFHEDILKGKIVIIFCPKLDADIEGYISKLAAIFSMHTIKSVTVIRMEVPCCGGVRYVVEKAMEKAGKKIPLEEKTVMIDGKLR; encoded by the coding sequence ATGAAGCGGAACATTATCAGCATCGATGAGAAGAAATGCACCGGCTGCGGCCAGTGCATCCCCGACTGCCCAGAGGGAGCGCTCCAGCTCATCGATGGCAAGGCCCGGCTCGTGAGCGATCTCTTCTGCGACGGTCTTGGGGCCTGCATTGGTACCTGCCCGGAAGGTGCGATCAGCGTGATCGAACGCGAAGCCGAACTGTATAACGAGAAAGTGGTGATGGGGACCATCGCAAAACAGGGAAAACCGGTCATTAAGGCGCATCTTGAACACCTTGCCAGCCATGGGCAGGTTGGATACTATAATGATGCAATCGAGTTCCTGATCGAGAATGGTATCCCGATTCCCGATCATGAGCCCCCGGTGGCAAAGAAGCCGGCACCATTCGGTACAAGGTCAACCAGGAAAAATCCTCCTGCAGTCTGCCACGCGGGCCCCCATGAACCCAATCCATTTACCGGTTGTCCGGGTGCAGCGGACCGGGACATCCCGAGAGAAGTCCCGTATCCGGGACCAAAGCAGCCGGTTCCCGGCTCATCTTCTTCAGAGCTCCGGCAATGGCCGGTCCAGCTGGCGCTGCTGAACCCGGCTGCAGCGTACTTTAAGGATGCAGATCTTCTCGTTTCTGCTGACTGTGCCCCGTTTGCCTATGCCGGATTCCATGAGGACATTCTGAAAGGAAAGATCGTGATCATCTTCTGCCCGAAACTCGATGCGGATATTGAAGGCTACATCAGCAAACTTGCTGCCATCTTTTCCATGCATACGATCAAATCGGTCACGGTCATCCGCATGGAGGTACCGTGTTGCGGTGGAGTACGCTATGTGGTTGAGAAAGCCATGGAAAAAGCCGGCAAAAAGATCCCGCTTGAGGAAAAGACCGTCATGATAGACGGAAAACTCCGGTAA
- the ilvN gene encoding acetolactate synthase small subunit, with translation MKPHTLSVLVENKAGVLSRVTGLFSRRGFNIESLAVGPCEEPGMSRITIVVIGDDAQVEQVMKQLNKLIDIIKVSDLTGNERVERELALIKVTAEVGSSRAEIMQIAEIFRAQIVDVSPKSLILQVIGTPQKIDAMEKLLRQYGVKEFVRTGTVGILRGTKNVAGGK, from the coding sequence ATGAAACCGCACACGCTCTCCGTCCTGGTCGAGAACAAGGCCGGTGTTTTGTCAAGAGTCACCGGGCTCTTCTCCCGGCGCGGATTCAACATCGAGAGCCTCGCTGTCGGCCCCTGCGAAGAGCCGGGCATGAGCCGGATTACCATTGTCGTTATTGGTGACGATGCCCAGGTCGAACAGGTAATGAAACAGCTCAACAAGCTCATCGACATCATCAAGGTCTCAGACCTTACCGGCAACGAACGGGTGGAGCGTGAACTGGCGCTCATCAAGGTGACCGCCGAAGTCGGAAGCTCCCGCGCAGAGATCATGCAGATCGCCGAGATCTTCCGGGCGCAGATCGTTGATGTCAGCCCGAAGTCACTCATCCTCCAGGTTATCGGTACCCCGCAAAAGATCGATGCCATGGAAAAACTACTCCGCCAGTATGGTGTGAAAGAATTCGTCCGGACCGGAACCGTCGGAATCCTCCGCGGGACCAAGAATGTCGCGGGCGGAAAATAA